The following proteins are encoded in a genomic region of Actinomycetota bacterium:
- a CDS encoding LLM class F420-dependent oxidoreductase produces the protein MSRQIEAVLPFWLDRPDDEALDIALAARGAGLEALWIGEMATYDAPALATAVGHRAPGLRLKLGPMAIGVRSPVSMALAASSVASLTGSHVDVALGASSPAIVSGWHDRAWAHSAMRMQETIGSLRSILAGRRSDHDGHHLRHPLPDACISVAAFGPAMTRVAARHADEVVVNLVPPERVRAVRTTIAAEAAAAGRTTPRLAVWLAAALDPGRAARVQVAAQLAVYLAPPGYGEMFSELGFADLVQRARGGVPRSELARSIPDELLEHVCALGSQEELAERISAYFDAGADVVGVVPATAEDPAGRAVLRAIAARFSRG, from the coding sequence GTGAGCCGTCAGATCGAGGCCGTGCTGCCCTTCTGGCTCGATCGACCCGACGACGAGGCGCTCGACATCGCGCTCGCGGCTCGGGGTGCCGGGCTGGAAGCGTTGTGGATCGGTGAGATGGCGACCTACGACGCTCCCGCGCTCGCGACCGCCGTCGGGCATCGCGCGCCTGGCCTGCGACTCAAGCTCGGCCCGATGGCGATCGGCGTCAGAAGTCCGGTGTCGATGGCGCTTGCGGCGTCGTCGGTGGCCTCCCTCACCGGGAGCCACGTCGACGTCGCGCTCGGTGCCTCCAGCCCCGCGATCGTCTCCGGCTGGCACGACCGCGCCTGGGCCCACAGCGCGATGCGTATGCAGGAGACCATCGGCTCCCTCCGGTCGATCCTAGCGGGCCGGCGCTCCGACCACGACGGCCACCATCTGCGTCACCCGCTCCCCGACGCCTGCATCTCCGTGGCGGCCTTCGGTCCCGCGATGACGCGAGTTGCTGCTCGACACGCGGACGAGGTCGTCGTCAACCTCGTTCCCCCGGAGCGCGTCCGTGCCGTTCGCACGACGATCGCGGCGGAGGCCGCAGCCGCCGGCCGAACGACACCGCGGCTGGCGGTCTGGCTGGCGGCCGCGCTCGACCCCGGCCGCGCGGCGCGTGTGCAGGTCGCGGCGCAGCTGGCGGTCTACCTCGCGCCTCCTGGCTACGGGGAGATGTTCTCCGAGCTCGGCTTCGCCGACCTCGTGCAGCGCGCACGCGGCGGCGTCCCTCGGTCGGAGTTGGCGCGCAGCATTCCGGACGAGCTGCTCGAGCACGTCTGCGCGCTCGGCTCGCAGGAAGAGCTGGCCGAGAGGATCTCGGCGTACTTCGACGCCGGTGCCGACGTCGTGGGCGTGGTGCCCGCCACCGCCGAGGATCCCGCCGGCCGCGCCGTGCTGCGCGCGATCGCGGCGCGATTCAGCCGCGGCTGA
- a CDS encoding DHA2 family efflux MFS transporter permease subunit: MAMLDATVVNVALPHIGDDFHASVSSLQWVLTGYLLALASLILLGGALGDRFGRRRVFVIGTVWFAAASLLCGAAPNIKVLVVARVMQGIGAALLTPGSLAILQVSFRERDRAAAVGAWSGLGGVAGAIGPFLGGWLVDGPGWRWAFLINLPVAAVVVACAHAAVPETRDPHAARGLDLVGAGLAVVSLGAATWALTEAGPRGWTDSAVLGAGVLAVAGIASFVWRMLHTHDPLVPPALFRRREFTVTNLATVLMYAALGVSFFLVAYELQVAAGWSALRAGTSLLPATVLMFAFSSASGSLAQRIGPRLQLTVGPLVVGAGLLLLTRIGPSASWTTEVLPGAFVFGVGLVLFVAPLTATVMGSVDPDHASVASGVNNAIARTASLAALAVVPVISGLSVATGAAQVTHAFRVSLVVAAVVAAAAAPLGFIGLRPQTVGRRTARRVHCAVDGPPLQPDPELCPAAELVA; encoded by the coding sequence ATGGCGATGCTGGACGCCACTGTGGTCAACGTGGCGCTGCCACACATCGGGGACGACTTCCACGCGAGCGTCAGCTCGTTGCAGTGGGTCCTGACCGGGTACCTGCTCGCGCTCGCGTCGCTGATCCTGTTGGGTGGCGCGCTCGGCGACCGATTTGGTCGGCGGCGGGTGTTCGTGATCGGCACGGTCTGGTTCGCGGCCGCGTCACTGCTGTGCGGTGCGGCGCCGAACATCAAGGTGCTCGTGGTAGCACGTGTCATGCAGGGAATCGGAGCTGCGCTGCTCACCCCCGGCAGCCTCGCGATCCTGCAGGTGAGCTTCCGGGAGCGCGACCGGGCCGCAGCCGTCGGGGCGTGGTCGGGACTGGGCGGTGTCGCCGGCGCGATCGGCCCGTTCCTCGGCGGGTGGCTCGTCGACGGTCCGGGATGGCGCTGGGCGTTCCTGATCAACCTGCCTGTCGCCGCGGTCGTCGTCGCGTGCGCGCACGCGGCGGTGCCGGAGACGCGCGACCCGCACGCGGCCCGGGGCCTCGACCTCGTCGGGGCAGGCCTGGCCGTGGTGAGCCTCGGTGCGGCCACCTGGGCGCTCACCGAAGCGGGGCCGAGGGGTTGGACCGACAGCGCGGTCCTCGGGGCGGGTGTGCTCGCCGTGGCCGGCATCGCGTCCTTCGTCTGGCGCATGCTCCACACGCACGATCCGCTCGTGCCACCCGCGCTGTTCCGCCGTCGCGAGTTCACCGTGACGAACCTCGCGACCGTGCTGATGTACGCCGCGCTCGGTGTGTCGTTCTTCCTGGTCGCCTATGAGCTGCAGGTCGCCGCGGGCTGGTCGGCGTTGCGCGCGGGCACCTCGTTGCTACCGGCGACGGTGCTGATGTTCGCGTTCTCGTCCGCGTCGGGCTCGCTGGCCCAGCGGATCGGTCCCCGACTGCAGCTCACCGTCGGGCCCCTCGTCGTCGGCGCCGGACTGCTGTTGCTCACTCGCATCGGCCCGAGCGCATCGTGGACCACGGAGGTGCTGCCGGGGGCGTTCGTGTTCGGAGTCGGGCTCGTGCTGTTCGTCGCACCGCTCACGGCCACGGTCATGGGTTCGGTCGACCCCGACCACGCGAGCGTGGCGTCCGGAGTGAACAACGCCATTGCGCGAACCGCGAGCCTCGCCGCCCTCGCGGTGGTCCCCGTCATCTCGGGCCTGTCGGTCGCGACGGGCGCCGCTCAGGTCACGCACGCCTTCCGGGTCTCACTCGTCGTCGCCGCGGTCGTTGCCGCGGCTGCGGCGCCGCTGGGCTTCATCGGCCTCCGTCCGCAGACCGTCGGGCGGCGCACCGCCCGCCGGGTGCACTGCGCGGTCGACGGCCCGCCGCTCCAGCCCGACCCGGAGCTCTGCCCCGCCGCGGAGCTGGTGGCGTGA
- a CDS encoding helix-turn-helix domain-containing protein, whose translation MPAFTVGQAAELLGVSPDTVRRWMDGGQLPAARSPGGRRRVDGAALARFAAKRAPNPSSVPFPESARNHFPGLVTKVTKDKVMAQVEIQAGPYRVVSLMSREAADELRLVPGVLAVASVKSTNVVVEVPRA comes from the coding sequence GTGCCCGCGTTCACGGTCGGTCAAGCCGCCGAGTTGCTCGGTGTCAGCCCGGACACCGTCCGCCGCTGGATGGACGGCGGCCAGCTCCCGGCGGCCCGCTCGCCGGGAGGACGGCGTCGGGTGGACGGCGCCGCCCTGGCCCGGTTCGCCGCGAAACGGGCGCCCAACCCGTCGTCGGTGCCGTTCCCCGAATCGGCCCGCAACCACTTCCCGGGGCTGGTGACCAAGGTGACCAAGGACAAGGTCATGGCCCAGGTCGAGATCCAGGCCGGTCCGTACCGCGTCGTCTCGCTCATGAGCCGCGAGGCGGCGGACGAGCTGAGGCTCGTCCCCGGCGTCCTGGCCGTGGCCTCGGTGAAGTCCACCAACGTCGTCGTCGAAGTTCCACGAGCCTGA
- a CDS encoding sensor histidine kinase, whose amino-acid sequence MSSLERRQLRLRRRGHRTVGSSARLPPAGYVDVRRRADAQPRSGAYARCMAEARATVERRWWPPSSPDAPVLLIAGLVQVGGTALAARHQTPVRDLDPGGYALLTVGVGLLILRRTAPVAVLAGTFVTTGAYLALGYPDGPIWASLIVALAYAVVTGHRRAAIISLVAGFLVFPWLPFAVGNDNRPSVAGILGLAAWLIALLAIIETVNTRRERARDAARSAVEAARRQVADERVRIARDLHDAVAHSMSLIHIQAGVALHLIDEQPAQARDALGTIKQASKDALVELRSILGVLRDVDEDAPRLPAPSLARIDELVAHAAMSGVDVRVDADDDLAHLPRNVDLAAYRIVQESLTNVARHARPPEAVVRVHVGNGSLTVEVLDDGAASPSDDGVPSGGNGIAGMRERAASVGGELSAGPRPGRGFAVRAELPLGDPA is encoded by the coding sequence ATGTCGTCGCTCGAGCGGCGACAATTGCGACTGCGCCGGCGAGGCCACCGGACGGTCGGATCGAGCGCGCGTCTACCTCCGGCGGGGTACGTCGACGTGCGCCGTAGGGCGGATGCCCAACCACGGTCGGGTGCCTACGCTCGATGCATGGCCGAAGCCCGCGCGACCGTCGAACGCCGGTGGTGGCCGCCGTCGAGCCCCGACGCGCCGGTCCTCCTGATCGCGGGACTGGTCCAAGTGGGCGGTACCGCCCTCGCCGCCCGCCATCAGACACCGGTGCGCGACCTCGACCCGGGCGGTTACGCGTTGCTCACCGTCGGCGTCGGGCTGCTGATCTTGCGCCGCACGGCACCGGTCGCCGTTCTCGCGGGCACGTTCGTCACCACCGGCGCCTACCTCGCGCTCGGTTATCCGGACGGCCCGATCTGGGCCTCGCTCATCGTCGCCCTCGCGTACGCGGTCGTGACCGGGCACCGTCGCGCCGCGATCATCTCGCTCGTTGCCGGGTTCCTCGTGTTCCCCTGGCTCCCCTTCGCGGTGGGCAACGACAACCGGCCCAGCGTGGCCGGCATCCTCGGTCTCGCGGCCTGGCTCATCGCGCTGCTCGCCATCATCGAGACCGTCAACACCCGACGCGAACGTGCGCGCGATGCCGCCCGATCCGCGGTCGAGGCGGCCCGACGGCAGGTCGCCGACGAGCGGGTCCGCATCGCCCGCGATCTCCACGACGCGGTTGCGCACAGCATGTCGCTCATCCACATCCAGGCCGGCGTCGCCCTGCACCTGATCGACGAGCAGCCCGCCCAGGCCCGTGATGCGCTCGGCACCATCAAGCAGGCGAGCAAGGACGCGCTCGTGGAGCTGCGATCGATCCTGGGCGTGTTGCGCGACGTCGACGAGGACGCTCCCCGGCTCCCGGCACCGTCGCTGGCCCGCATCGACGAGCTCGTCGCGCACGCGGCGATGTCGGGCGTCGACGTCCGCGTCGATGCCGACGATGACCTCGCCCATCTGCCTCGCAACGTCGATCTCGCCGCCTACCGCATCGTGCAGGAATCGCTGACCAACGTCGCCCGCCACGCTCGTCCCCCGGAGGCCGTCGTGCGGGTGCATGTGGGCAACGGATCGCTCACGGTCGAGGTGCTCGACGACGGAGCCGCCTCACCGAGCGACGACGGTGTGCCGAGCGGTGGGAACGGCATCGCCGGGATGCGCGAACGCGCCGCCTCCGTCGGTGGAGAGCTCTCGGCCGGACCGCGTCCTGGCCGAGGCTTCGCGGTGCGGGCGGAGCTGCCCCTCGGCGACCCGGCATGA
- a CDS encoding TetR/AcrR family transcriptional regulator: protein MSKAPVSDEWRDARRRSARDAIVDAAWDLVRDEGLAALSLRDLAKRAGITTPTIYAYLDSKNAIYDAMFGRAATEFADRMTEPYDTEDPRAVLAGGVHRFVDFCASDVARYQLLFQRTIPGFEPTPEAFAPAVRALEAVRERLALNGVTDQRHIDMWTALTTGVVDQQISNDPGGDRWARLVDDLVTMFLTYCQSNRTPTKRAKPRSTTKGTRS from the coding sequence ATGTCTAAGGCACCGGTGTCAGACGAATGGCGCGACGCGCGGCGGCGATCGGCGCGCGACGCGATCGTGGACGCGGCCTGGGACCTCGTCCGCGACGAGGGGCTGGCCGCGCTGTCGCTACGAGACCTGGCGAAGCGGGCGGGGATAACGACGCCGACGATCTACGCGTATCTCGATTCGAAGAACGCGATCTACGACGCCATGTTCGGCCGGGCGGCCACCGAGTTCGCCGACCGGATGACCGAGCCCTACGACACCGAGGATCCCCGCGCCGTGCTCGCCGGAGGTGTGCACCGCTTCGTCGACTTCTGCGCGAGCGACGTCGCCCGCTACCAACTGCTGTTCCAACGCACCATCCCCGGATTCGAGCCCACTCCCGAGGCGTTTGCGCCGGCGGTGCGCGCGCTCGAAGCGGTGCGTGAGCGCTTGGCCCTCAACGGCGTCACCGATCAACGCCACATCGACATGTGGACCGCGTTGACCACCGGTGTCGTCGACCAGCAGATCTCGAACGACCCGGGCGGAGACCGCTGGGCCCGGCTGGTCGACGATCTCGTGACGATGTTCCTCACCTACTGCCAGTCGAATCGCACGCCGACGAAGCGGGCGAAGCCAAGGTCCACTACCAAAGGAACCCGATCATGA
- a CDS encoding response regulator transcription factor: MIRVVLADDQTLIRRGLRALLDSEPDIEVVGEAGDGDEAVALARSQRPDVVLMDIRMPGTDGLAATRTISEDGELTAVRIIILTTFDLDEYVFETLRSGASGFLVKDTEPADLLRALRIVAEGESLLAPRATRRLIEEYATRSKPAGLAPALDLLTAREREVMTQVAAGLSNDEIAERLYISVATAKTHVSRSMIKLGARDRAQLVVYAYETGLVRPGWTSD, encoded by the coding sequence ATGATCCGCGTCGTGCTCGCTGATGATCAGACGTTGATACGCCGGGGGCTGCGGGCACTCCTCGACTCCGAGCCCGACATCGAAGTCGTCGGGGAAGCCGGTGACGGCGACGAGGCCGTGGCCCTGGCCCGGTCGCAGCGTCCCGACGTCGTGCTGATGGACATTCGCATGCCCGGCACCGATGGTCTCGCCGCCACCAGGACCATCTCCGAGGACGGCGAGCTCACCGCGGTGCGCATCATCATCCTCACCACGTTCGATCTCGACGAGTACGTGTTCGAGACGCTGCGTTCCGGAGCCAGCGGCTTCCTCGTCAAGGACACCGAGCCCGCGGATCTCCTGCGCGCGCTCCGCATCGTCGCCGAAGGCGAGTCGCTCCTCGCTCCCCGGGCCACCCGCAGGCTCATCGAGGAGTACGCCACCCGATCCAAGCCCGCCGGCCTCGCCCCCGCGCTCGACCTGCTCACCGCGCGCGAACGCGAAGTGATGACCCAGGTCGCGGCCGGCCTGTCCAACGACGAGATCGCCGAGCGCCTCTACATCAGCGTCGCGACCGCCAAGACCCATGTCAGCCGGTCCATGATCAAGCTCGGCGCCCGCGACCGCGCCCAACTCGTCGTGTACGCGTACGAGACCGGCCTCGTGCGTCCCGGATGGACGAGCGACTGA
- a CDS encoding VOC family protein, translated as MTITSARLHHLALTVTDVDASVRWYEAVFGVRFQTDVPHPGGVGKLLADDTHQLMIVLHRHETNDGTLFGETTTGLDHAGFVVPDRGDLQAWQDHLESNGVVRADVADKPLTQSPIADEPYGAVLVFRDPDNIQLELFAPRTP; from the coding sequence ATGACCATCACATCCGCCCGGCTGCATCACCTCGCGCTGACCGTCACCGACGTCGACGCCAGCGTTCGTTGGTACGAAGCGGTGTTCGGCGTCCGCTTCCAGACCGACGTGCCCCATCCGGGTGGGGTCGGGAAGCTCCTTGCCGACGACACCCACCAGCTCATGATCGTGCTGCACCGACACGAGACCAACGACGGCACGCTGTTCGGCGAGACGACCACCGGCCTCGATCACGCGGGCTTCGTCGTCCCGGACCGCGGCGACCTTCAGGCCTGGCAGGACCACCTCGAGTCCAACGGTGTCGTCCGCGCCGATGTCGCCGACAAGCCCCTCACCCAGTCACCGATCGCGGATGAGCCCTACGGTGCAGTCCTCGTGTTCCGCGATCCTGACAACATCCAGCTCGAGCTCTTCGCCCCTCGAACGCCCTGA
- a CDS encoding kinase, with the protein MPTSWAWCPPPPRIPPAAPCCARSRRDSAAAERGSGRGRPVVAFGVDSWSPPRNLADAVVHDGRHAWLAALPAIVHELEERWGLTLGAPYQPGGQTAWVAPARGADGADLVLKVGWSHPEAAQEADGLREWDGDGAVRLHASATFDDTVALLLERCVPGTTLASRPEPEQDVVIAELLRRLWREPAPGHRFRSLKLMCDAWADECEQKIVAGRSGVDAGLARQGLELFRLLPTTAERNVMLCTDLHAANVLASEREPWLVIDPKPHIGDPTYDVLQHLLNCDERLQADPHGLAVRMAGLLGLDQDRVLLWLFARCVQESPDWPALGAVARRIAPT; encoded by the coding sequence GTGCCGACGTCGTGGGCGTGGTGCCCGCCACCGCCGAGGATCCCGCCGGCCGCGCCGTGCTGCGCGCGATCGCGGCGCGATTCAGCCGCGGCTGAACGCGGGAGCGGCCGTGGTCGCCCGGTCGTAGCATTCGGGGTGGACTCGTGGTCCCCGCCCCGGAACCTCGCCGACGCGGTCGTGCACGATGGGCGCCACGCCTGGTTGGCGGCTCTGCCGGCGATCGTGCACGAGCTGGAGGAGCGATGGGGGCTCACCCTCGGTGCGCCGTACCAGCCGGGGGGTCAGACGGCGTGGGTCGCTCCGGCTCGCGGCGCGGACGGCGCCGACCTCGTCCTCAAGGTCGGATGGAGCCACCCGGAGGCCGCGCAGGAGGCCGACGGGCTGCGCGAGTGGGATGGCGACGGTGCCGTTCGACTCCACGCGTCGGCGACGTTCGACGACACCGTCGCGCTGCTCCTCGAGCGGTGCGTTCCGGGGACCACCCTGGCGAGCCGCCCGGAACCCGAGCAGGACGTCGTCATCGCGGAGCTGCTCCGCCGTCTTTGGCGGGAGCCGGCCCCCGGTCACCGGTTCCGATCGCTGAAGCTGATGTGCGACGCGTGGGCCGACGAGTGTGAGCAGAAGATCGTCGCCGGCCGCTCGGGTGTCGATGCCGGTCTGGCGCGTCAGGGCCTCGAGCTGTTCCGCCTCCTCCCGACCACCGCCGAGCGGAACGTCATGCTGTGCACCGATCTGCACGCCGCGAACGTGTTGGCGTCCGAGCGGGAGCCGTGGCTCGTCATCGATCCCAAGCCCCACATCGGCGATCCGACCTACGACGTGCTCCAACACCTCTTGAACTGCGACGAGCGGCTGCAAGCCGACCCACACGGTCTGGCGGTGCGCATGGCCGGCCTGCTCGGGCTCGACCAGGACCGCGTCCTCCTGTGGCTGTTCGCGAGGTGCGTGCAGGAGTCACCCGACTGGCCTGCGCTCGGTGCGGTCGCGCGCCGAATCGCACCGACCTGA
- a CDS encoding deaminase yields MATVVAGFSMSLDGFVADRSDNVGPLFDWYGNGEVEVRWPGNDMVSHTTPQSANYLHDLIDGAGALVVGRRIFDYTSGWAGRHPLGVPVWVVSHTVPDGWPRDDARFTFVTDGVPRAVAEAKAAAGDKAVGVAGPNIAQQCLNLGLLDEVRVDLVPVLLGDGIRFFDNLARAPSMFEDPEITEGDRVLHLRYLVRR; encoded by the coding sequence ATGGCGACGGTGGTAGCCGGATTCTCGATGTCGCTCGACGGCTTCGTCGCCGACCGGTCCGACAACGTCGGCCCGCTGTTCGACTGGTACGGCAACGGCGAGGTCGAGGTGCGCTGGCCCGGCAACGACATGGTGTCTCACACCACACCGCAGAGCGCCAACTACCTCCACGACCTCATCGACGGCGCAGGCGCGCTCGTCGTCGGCCGGCGCATCTTCGACTACACCAGCGGCTGGGCCGGCCGCCACCCCTTGGGCGTGCCGGTATGGGTGGTGTCCCACACCGTCCCCGACGGTTGGCCCCGTGACGACGCCCGGTTCACGTTCGTCACCGACGGCGTCCCGCGCGCGGTCGCCGAGGCCAAGGCAGCCGCGGGTGACAAGGCCGTCGGCGTCGCGGGACCCAACATCGCCCAGCAGTGCCTCAACCTCGGCTTGCTCGACGAGGTCCGCGTCGATCTCGTCCCCGTGCTGCTCGGCGACGGCATCCGCTTCTTCGACAACCTGGCCCGCGCACCTTCGATGTTCGAAGACCCCGAGATCACCGAAGGCGACCGAGTCCTGCATCTCCGCTACCTGGTGCGGCGGTAG
- the modA gene encoding molybdate ABC transporter substrate-binding protein, whose translation MPPRPSRRLVSSVISVIGFTVVASACGSKSSTKTAAPSTPAAPTTTAAPLTGELNVFAAASLTGAFNTVKTTLTSSNPSLNLSFNFAGSNALVAQITQGAPADVFASADTRNMQKLFDAGLVDAPVTFARNKLEIAVAAGNPKDITGLADLALPGVSVVLEAVGVPAGDYTRQVLAAKTIVVMPKSLETDVKSALAKVTSGEADATVVYVTDVSAGGPKLAGVAVPDADQPAIEYPIAVVKATKNRAAAQAFVASTVSGEVQRALEDAGFLPPK comes from the coding sequence GTGCCGCCCCGCCCCTCGCGCCGCCTCGTCTCCTCGGTCATCAGCGTCATCGGCTTCACGGTGGTCGCGTCCGCGTGTGGATCGAAATCGTCGACGAAGACCGCTGCACCTTCGACGCCGGCCGCGCCCACCACCACGGCGGCGCCACTCACGGGTGAGCTGAACGTGTTCGCCGCCGCGTCGCTCACGGGCGCGTTCAACACGGTCAAGACGACACTCACCAGCTCCAACCCGAGCTTGAACCTGAGCTTCAACTTCGCGGGCTCCAACGCGCTGGTCGCTCAGATCACCCAGGGCGCACCGGCTGACGTGTTCGCGTCGGCAGACACCAGGAACATGCAGAAGCTGTTCGATGCCGGCCTGGTCGACGCGCCGGTCACGTTCGCGAGGAACAAGCTGGAGATCGCCGTTGCCGCCGGCAATCCGAAGGACATCACCGGCCTGGCCGATCTGGCCTTGCCGGGGGTGTCAGTAGTGTTGGAAGCCGTCGGTGTGCCGGCCGGCGACTACACCCGGCAGGTCCTCGCGGCCAAGACCATCGTGGTGATGCCGAAGTCGTTGGAGACCGACGTGAAGTCCGCACTTGCCAAGGTCACGTCGGGCGAAGCCGACGCGACCGTCGTGTACGTGACCGATGTGTCCGCCGGCGGCCCCAAGCTCGCCGGCGTCGCCGTGCCCGACGCCGACCAACCGGCCATCGAGTATCCGATCGCAGTGGTCAAGGCCACCAAGAACCGCGCCGCGGCCCAGGCGTTCGTTGCCTCGACCGTGTCCGGCGAGGTGCAGAGGGCTTTGGAGGACGCCGGTTTCCTCCCGCCGAAGTAG
- the modB gene encoding molybdate ABC transporter permease subunit, with the protein MCPPAAPSSPASPCPTPTNRPSSIRSQWSRPPRTAPRPRRSLPRPCPARCRGLWRTPVSSRRSSSRRAPLGVVPSVLAAGALAMVVLPLAGLLQRAPWSSLATDLRAHEALAALRLSLETSLGALALSVVFGVPLAWVLARRRFPGRSLVRALVTLPMVLPPVVGGIALLYAFGRRGFAGRILYDLTGWRLVFNTTGAIVAEAFVAMPFLIVTAEAAFRSMDRSAEEAAATLGARPAYRFRRVTLPAVAPALAAGAALTWARALGEFGATITFAGNTAGKTQTAPLLVYLDIESGHDATALALSLVLLGVSLAVLVGLRDRWVGNP; encoded by the coding sequence ATGTGTCCGCCGGCGGCCCCAAGCTCGCCGGCGTCGCCGTGCCCGACGCCGACCAACCGGCCATCGAGTATCCGATCGCAGTGGTCAAGGCCACCAAGAACCGCGCCGCGGCCCAGGCGTTCGTTGCCTCGACCGTGTCCGGCGAGGTGCAGAGGGCTTTGGAGGACGCCGGTTTCCTCCCGCCGAAGTAGTTCGCGCCGAGCCCCACTCGGTGTCGTCCCCTCGGTCCTGGCCGCGGGAGCCCTCGCCATGGTCGTCCTTCCGCTCGCCGGCCTGCTGCAGCGCGCCCCGTGGTCGTCGCTCGCGACCGACCTGCGCGCCCACGAGGCGCTCGCCGCGTTGCGCCTGTCGCTGGAGACCTCCCTCGGCGCGCTGGCCCTGTCCGTCGTCTTCGGTGTGCCACTGGCCTGGGTCCTCGCCCGCCGGCGGTTCCCCGGGCGCTCGTTGGTCCGGGCCCTCGTCACGCTGCCGATGGTGCTGCCGCCCGTGGTCGGCGGGATCGCCCTGCTCTACGCCTTCGGACGCAGGGGGTTCGCCGGCCGCATCCTCTACGACCTCACCGGCTGGCGGTTGGTGTTCAACACCACCGGAGCCATCGTGGCCGAAGCGTTCGTGGCCATGCCTTTCCTGATCGTCACCGCGGAAGCTGCCTTCCGGTCGATGGACCGCAGCGCCGAGGAGGCCGCCGCCACCCTCGGGGCGCGTCCCGCCTACCGGTTCCGCCGCGTCACCCTGCCCGCCGTCGCCCCCGCCCTGGCCGCCGGTGCCGCGTTGACGTGGGCCCGGGCCCTGGGTGAGTTCGGCGCCACCATCACCTTCGCGGGGAACACCGCGGGAAAGACGCAAACCGCTCCATTGCTCGTCTACCTCGACATCGAGTCGGGCCACGACGCGACCGCGCTCGCTCTCTCCCTCGTTCTGTTGGGCGTGTCACTGGCCGTGCTCGTGGGCCTGCGAGACCGCTGGGTCGGCAACCCGTGA
- a CDS encoding ABC transporter ATP-binding protein — translation MSRLSASIGVTLGALHLDLDLEVDEAVVAVVGPNGAGKTTLVRAVAGLVPLDRGRIVIDGTVVDEPSTHVRVPPEHRGVGVVFQEPRLFANLTALENVAFGLRATGTPRGDARAKAASWLDRVDLAGVGARRPKELSGGQAQRVALARALATEPDVLLLDEPLAAVDASARAELRRVLRAELRRYPGARLVVTHDPVEAAALADRLVVLEEGRITQQGPLVEVTARPRSPWVATMLGLNLLHGVADRANVRLDNGAVVATADAVSGPTFVAIRPNAVVLHRKSPEGSARNVWPGEAGELYLAGDRARVSITGPVPLIAEVTAAAVAELRLADGGAVWASVKATDIDTYPS, via the coding sequence GTGAGCCGGCTCAGCGCCTCGATCGGGGTCACCCTCGGCGCGCTCCATCTCGACCTCGACCTCGAGGTGGACGAGGCGGTCGTCGCCGTGGTCGGGCCCAACGGCGCGGGCAAGACCACCCTGGTGCGTGCCGTGGCCGGACTCGTGCCCCTCGACCGGGGCCGCATCGTCATCGACGGGACGGTCGTCGACGAGCCGTCCACCCATGTGCGGGTGCCGCCCGAGCACCGCGGCGTCGGCGTCGTCTTCCAGGAACCCCGGCTGTTCGCCAACCTCACCGCGCTCGAGAACGTGGCGTTCGGGCTGCGGGCCACCGGGACGCCGAGAGGTGACGCGCGCGCGAAGGCGGCGTCGTGGCTCGACCGGGTCGATCTGGCCGGTGTCGGCGCACGCCGCCCGAAGGAGCTCTCCGGCGGGCAGGCGCAACGCGTCGCGCTCGCCCGCGCGCTGGCTACCGAGCCCGATGTCCTCCTGCTCGACGAGCCTCTCGCCGCAGTCGACGCATCGGCGCGCGCCGAGCTGCGCCGGGTGCTGCGCGCGGAGCTGCGCCGCTACCCCGGAGCGCGCCTCGTGGTCACCCACGACCCGGTCGAGGCCGCCGCGCTCGCCGATCGCCTCGTCGTCCTCGAGGAGGGCCGCATCACGCAGCAAGGCCCGCTCGTGGAGGTCACCGCCCGTCCGCGATCGCCATGGGTCGCGACCATGCTCGGCCTCAACCTGCTTCACGGCGTTGCCGACCGCGCGAACGTCCGGCTCGACAACGGCGCGGTGGTCGCCACGGCGGACGCCGTCTCGGGACCGACGTTCGTGGCCATCCGGCCCAACGCGGTCGTCCTGCATCGCAAATCGCCGGAAGGCAGCGCCCGCAACGTCTGGCCCGGGGAGGCCGGCGAGCTCTACCTGGCCGGTGACAGGGCCCGGGTCAGCATCACCGGACCGGTTCCGCTCATCGCCGAGGTCACCGCGGCCGCCGTCGCCGAGCTCCGGCTGGCGGATGGCGGAGCCGTCTGGGCGTCGGTCAAGGCGACCGACATCGACACGTATCCCAGCTGA